In Erpetoichthys calabaricus chromosome 4, fErpCal1.3, whole genome shotgun sequence, one genomic interval encodes:
- the LOC114650907 gene encoding toll-like receptor 8, whose product MGKLQAQCWVPKTLPCDVSVERNKTKIIFDCQDRHLTQVPTGIAYNVTHLILSKNKINICKMSLQNLKNLTYLDLRWNYHQQGPTIISDGVFSSLTKLKSLLLDGNNLKMIPRDLPPGLNDLSLDSNSLFSVNNKELLNLPNIANISLRKNCYYRNPCNYSLDLGNIFANLSKLTMLLLSYNNLTKVPKDLPGNLEKLDLGSNKIQHIEESVFRHLTKLKYLDLSGNCPHCFNAPFPCVSCPNEGFISIHDNAFQNLTQLSVLDLSQNSLKRVKTAWFENCQNIKHLYLSFNQLMNEIAEAKFLSKIPKVEKIDLSFNYALKSYPQKIRLSTTFAQLYSLQVLDISGYVFQELGMNDLAPLFQLPKLSILNLATNFIRHADFAVLQKFKNLKIVCLSENRLSPEENNKSITHDIGYTNNIVVNQPQMSEYFKNSKLGFNEKNHILSNLVVKTKCSDYGKVLDLSLNNIFYIAPEQLKSFGDIACLNLSKNGISAALNGTEFTYLQRLKYMDFSFNKIDLAYDYAFSELKLLEVLDLSYNSHYFTAKGVTRKLTFISKLHHLKVLNMSYNEIFSLTDTEMKSRTLEELRFQGNRLDILWKEGDKRYVNLFKNLTSLKVLDLSFNKIKMIPTKVFFALPKTLTILNLHNNKLKYFQWENLKNLSIEVLNLHGNKLTHVTKDLGMLSETLRILDLSYNSIAELSDGFLEGAKNLHSLFLDYNQLTVINQSTFLSGSNNYLKVLSLKGNPFHCTCDLMDFLMWIDQSDVHIQRLATDVACSSPGEQKGRAIVTFDLYSCVNGSMSAILFVLWFVLVTLTLIVAFAKHLFYWDAWYFYHFFIARLKGYRALEHNNNTFDAFIAFDSKDPFVTDWVVNHLRVQLEDQGERLFITCLEERDWQPGVPVIDNLSQSIQRSGKTVFVLTENYIKSGNFKVAFYLAHQRLLDENVDVIVLILLEPVLQHSQFLRLRKRLCKNSVLKWPANPKAEVWFWQCLRNVIKVEGCLLYNRAYSSYFMPHHGNSIKSEQN is encoded by the coding sequence ATGGGCAAACTCCAGGCTCAGTGCTGGGTACCAAAAACCCTTCCATGTGATGTCAGTGTGgaaagaaacaaaaccaaaattatattTGATTGCCAAGATCGACATTTAACACAAGTGCCTACAGGGATTGCTTATAATGTTACACATTTAATCCTTTCTAAAAATAAGATCaacatttgtaaaatgtcttTACAAAATCTGAAAAACCTTACCTACCTAGACTTAAGATGGAATTATCACCAACAAGGACCAACAATAATTTCTGATGGAGTTTTCTCTTCTTTGACAAAACTTAAATCTTTGTTATTGGATGGTAATAATCTGAAAATGATACCAAGAGATCTCCCCCCGGGACTGAATGATTTAAGTCTGGATTCAAATTCTCTGTTTTCAGTAAACAATAAAGAACTTCTAAATCTTCCAAACATTGCTAATATATCTCTGAGAAAGAACTGTTATTACAGAAATCCTTGCAACTATTCACTAGATTTAGGAAATATATTTGCAAACCTGAGCAAGTTAACTATGTTATTATTGTCATACAATAACTTGACAAAAGTACCAAAAGATTTACCAGGAAATCTTGAAAAGCTGGATCTTGGATCCAATAAAATACAGCACATTGAGGAGAGTGTATTCAGGCATCTAACAAAGCTGAAATATCTCGACCTCTCCGGTAATTGTCCTCACTGTTTTAATGCTCCATTCCCGTGTGTGTCTTGCCCCAATGAGGGTTTCATCAGCATCCATGACAATGCTTTTCAGAACCTTACCCAGCTAAGTGTGTTGGATCTCTCACAAAATTCCCTGAAGCGAGTCAAAACTGCATGGTTTGAAAACTGTCAAAATATTAAACATCTGTATCTTTCGTTTAACCAGTTAATGAATGAGATCGCAGAAGCAAAGTTTTTAAGCAAAATTCCTAAAGTGGAGAAAATTGATTTATCGTTTAATTATGCACTTAAAAGTTACCCTCAAAAAATTAGACTTTCTACAACATTTGCCCAGCTATACTCTCTTCAGGTTCTAGATATCAGTGGCTATGTGTTTCAGGAACTTGGCATGAATGACTTAGCCCCACTGTTTCAACTGCCAAAACTCTCCATACTGAATTTAGCAACAAACTTCATACGACATGCAGACTTTGCTGTtttacagaaatttaaaaatctgaagaTTGTCTGTTTATCTGAAAACAGATTGTCCCCTGAGGAGAACAATAAATCTATTACTCATGACATAGGCTATACAAACAATATTGTTGTAAATCAACCTCAAATGTCAGAATACTTTAAAAATAGTAAGCTTggctttaatgaaaaaaatcacatattaagTAATTTGGTAGTAAAAACCAAGTGTTCTGATTATGGAAAAGTACTAGACTTAAgtttgaataacattttttatattgcacCTGAACAGCTCAAGAGTTTTGGGGACATTGCTTGTCTAAATCTCTCAAAAAATGGCATTTCAGCTGCTTTGAATGGAACTGAATTTACCTATCTGCAAAGACTGAAGTATATGGACTTTAGCTTTAACAAGATTGACTTGGCATATGACTATGCCTTTTCTGAATTAAAACTATTGGAGGTTTTGGATCTCAGTTATAATTCCCATTATTTTACTGCCAAAGGAGTGACCAGAAAACTAACGTTTATTAGCAAATTGCACCATTTAAAAGTGCTGAACATgagttacaatgaaatattttctttaactgaCACAGAAATGAAGAGCAGGACTCTAGAAGAGCTAAGATTTCAAGGCAACAGACTTGATATTCTATGGAAAGAGGGTGACAAACGATACGTTAATCTGTTCAAGAATCTCACAAGTCTGAAAGTGCTTGATTTATCATTCAACAAGATAAAAATGATTCCGACCAAAGTTTTCTTTGCTTTACCAAAAACTCTAACCATACTAAacttacataataataaattaaaatattttcaatgggAGAATCTAAAGAATCTCTCAATCGAAGTACTTAATCTACATGGAAACAAGTTAACACATGTAACGAAGGATCTTGGGATGCTATCAGAAACCTTACGAATACTCGATCTAAGTTATAACAGCATTGCCGAGCTCTCAGATGGATTTCTCGAAGGAGCCAAGAACCTTCATAGTCTCTTTTTGGATTACAATCAACTAACAGTGATAAACCAGTCAACATTTCTCTCAGGATCAAATAATTACTTGAAAGTATTGTCACTGAAAGGGAACCCATTTCACTGTACTTGTGACCTCATGGACTTTCTAATGTGGATAGATCAAAGTGATGTTCACATTCAACGCCTTGCCACTGATGTCGCCTGTTCCTCACCTGGAGAACAAAAAGGAAGGGCAATTGTAACCTTTGACCTTTATTCGTGTGTTAATGGAAGTATGTCAGCAATACTATTTGTGTTATGGTTTGTTTTGGTTACTCTTACTTTGATTGTAGCATTTGCAAAGCATTTGTTTTACTGGGATGCCTGgtatttctatcattttttcATTGCCAGATTGAAGGGTTATAGAGCATTGGaacataataataacacatttgatGCTTTTATAGCTTTTGACTCCAAAGATCCATTTGTGACAGACTGGGTTGTAAATCATTTAAGAGTTCAGCTTGAAGATCAAGGTGAACGACTCTTCATAACATGCTTAGAAGAAAGAGATTGGCAGCCAGGGGTTCCTGTCATTGACAACCTTTCTCAAAGCATCCAGCGCAGTGGAAAGACAGTGTTTGTGCTAACGGAAAACTATATAAAGAGTGGAAACTTCAAAGTAGCCTTTTATTTGGCACATCAAAGACTGCTCGATGAAAATGTGGATGTAATTGTACTTATCTTACTTGAACCAGTGCTGCAGCATTCCCAGTTTTTaagattaagaaaaaggttatgTAAAAATTCAGTTTTGAAGTGGCCAGCAAATCCTAAGGCAGAGGTCTGGTTTTGGCAGTGCTTAAGaaatgtcattaaagtagaaggtTGTTTGTTGTATAACAGGGCCTATTCCAGTTATTTTATGCCACATCATGGCAATTCTATCAAGAGTGAACAAAACTAG